The genomic interval AAGAATAAAAATCATCAGGCGTAGTATTGTTATAAGCAATTCTGGCAAGATTTATGGTGACTGACCACGTATCTAATTCTGTTTGTAAATCAAATTTATTATAATCTACAAATTGTAATGACACTGGGATAGAATGGTCTTCTACACAAGAAACAAGGTGTGACCAGAACACAGATGAGGGTTTTATTGTCATAGGGAGGTCAAATCGCCAAAATAGCGATGTGGTAGCATTATTATTTGTCCTTGTTTTATCTGAAAAAATACATTCTAAAATATCTACCATTAAATCTTGAGCAACTGAAATATAGCTGGAATAAGTAGTACCTAAATTCTTACCTTGATGACCAAGCACATACGTATCCATCCATCTTTTTGGCAAATACCAATCCAAGACAACTTTCATATCTGCAGTTCTATCGCCATGTTTCTCTTGGGACATTATAAAAGAGGAAAGCCAATCCTTGTAATCAGTTCCTTCGAGCCCTTTGATAAACGGAGTAATAATCCAATTAAATCCCCACCAATAAATATCTCCATAGAAATAATCTACACAATGAAGATGAATCTCTTTTAAGGCGTTCCAGAAATCTCCAGGACTTTTTACTGCCTTGTTTTCTTTCCTTCTCAATGCCCATATAAGATATGTGGGTAATTCCAAATTCATAAATCGGTCTGGTTTGTCTAAAGCATGGAGATAAATAATACCTTCTTCATGAGCGTCTATACACTCGGCTGAGAATATATGCACACGCGATATTTGCTCTTTAACTTTCTCTCCTAAATGAACATCTGTTTTATCTGGCGTCCCTTCTTCATCAATCCCATGAATTAATATCTCAACACACTCATCAATAGGCAGATTCAAATACTTACTCTTATAGTTATAGATTATCCCTTCTTTTTTTAGAATATGATAACAGAGCTCGTTTAAAAACTCCTTGCTTGGTGAATGTATTTGCAGTTGGTCAAGTATTGTCAATATATGCTGAGAAACTTTCTCATACATAGTTATATTCAGATTCAAAGGGTTCAATATCTGCTCTATTTCTTTGTGTACTTCTTCTATTTTTTGATTGATAAGTGGTGTAAAATTAGTCGTCTTATCGTGTATTTTCTTCTTTCTGGAACTATGAATAAAAGTCTCCTTTGCTTGTGATGCGAATTTCTGCTGTAAATGTTTCTGGCGTCCATATTCAGTATACATTTTCAACGCCTTTTTCAAACCCATCTCTTGCAAAGCCTGAGTTGTAAGCGAATAAATCTCCTCAGTAGAAACAATTGCTTCAAGGCCATGGCATTCCCTCAAATATGTTTTTATAGCAGTTGCAAGACTGTATTCCAGTTCATTCTCAGTCATTTCCCCAGATTGAAGTGCCTTTTTTATTGACTCTGACAATTTCTGGAGGCTAAATGATTCAATATGTCCATCCCTTTTTTTAACACGTAATGCCCCTTGCAAAGGGATTGAAGGAAAACCAAACAAATCAAATAATAAATCGCATTTATTTTGTTTTTTAGGTGCTTTCATATACTTTCTTCTTTTGTGTTTTAGGGTTATATTTTATCAATAAAAAGGTGCAAACTGGAACTGGGAAAGTAGTCGTTTCTTTATTGAAATGGAGTGAGATTCTCATTTATTATGCTTATATAGAACATATATACACATAACTGAACCTGAATTTATGGAGGGTTAGAAATGGAACCGATGGATTTAAACGTGAAGGTGTATAAAAAACAATCACCATTCCGCATTGTTTTCATATTTGCATTAGGAGTTCTTGTCGGGTTTGCCTTGTTCTATATTTACTCCCAATTCACAACACCTCCTACCAAGGAAATACTGTTACAACCACAAATTGCCAAACAAGAACCAAAGGAAACACCTAAAGAAGAACCTTCAATAACAAAACCTACTGAAAATAATGAACAAAAAATTATATCCGAATTAAATAATACAGCACCGTTTATCTACATTATCGATGAAGAAAAATTCTCTGATGAAACATTGGGAGTTTTAAAGCAAATTAGACCTGTTGGTGTTGTTATAAGAAACTATCAAGGTGGTTTAAATCACGACCGACTTGTATCTATTATAGATAAAATCAATAGTGCCTTGTACACCGAAGGGCAATCCTTACCTCTAATAGCAATTGATTTAAATTTAAGCCAAATTTCAACATTCCCTCCATTTAGTGATTTACCGAAACTTACAGAATTTAACACATCAACAGATACATCAAAAATAATAGAGGCGGGAACGCTTTACGCTCAAAGGGCAAGAGATTTGGGAATCTCAATGTTTTTAGGACCTATGATTGAATTATACGTTGCAGGACGTGTTCCAGAAACGGAGAAGCCAAATTATATCGGCGACACTACTGAATTAATCCAATGGGTAGGAATTTCTTTTATACAAGGAATCTGGCAAGGTAACGTTATTCCTGTCGTTACGAACTTCCCGAGCAAATCCCTCTCAACAAAGAAAGAAATCGATTCGCAAATAACGTATGCATTAGAAGTGGATAGCCAAGGAGGAGATTTAAATCAGGCAATCTCACAATTAGGCACATGGCTCTTCCCATTCTCAGAAGCTATTCATCAAAAGTGCCCTGCTTTATTAGTATCTCATGTGGCAATTCCACTTTTAGATGATGAATCTCCAAACATGCCAGCATCCATATCACAAAAAATTATTCATGGGCTAATCCGAGAGAAATGGGCATACGATGGATTGATTATTGCAGACGATATATCTGAATACCCACTACACACAGGGGAAACGCTTCCAAATATTGCTTTGCAAATGGCAGGTGTTGGCGTGGATTTGATTTGCGTTTCGATTTCAGATATCGATACATTAACCCAAATACGCGACATCATTAACCAGAACATCTCTTATGAAGCAAAAGAATTAAGAATAAAAAGACTTACCAACTTAATAATGTCTGTCTCACCATTACCGAAAAAGGAAACAAAATCCGTTCCACATCCAGAACCACCCGCCACGGTTACCCCTGCTGAAACAACAATCATTGCGCAAGCTACCGAAGGGAGTGCTCAACCTACCTCAACAGAACAAACCGCAACTGTCCCATCTCAACCTGAAACACAAGAGCAAACTACTACCGTAAATACAGAACCACCTAATATACCGCCAGAACAAGCCAGTAGTACCACTCCTGAGCCTACACTATCAGAATCACCGATTTCTACAGAACCTCCTAAGGAAGAACCTGCTGGAGAAGTAAAACAGGAAAAGCTTAACCAGGACTTATCGCAAATTGTCGGAGAAGCTAAGAAGCAAGAAGATGTCCAAAAGAAGGAATTGGAAAAAGAAACTGTAATATCATCATCTTCACAAAAAGAAAAACAAGAGAAAAGTGAGGATAAAACAGAACCTGAAAAGAATATTCAAAAACCTAAAGAAGAAAAACCAGAAGTAGTACAAACGAAAAAACAAAAACTGCCTCAACCTCCAGGAACAAAGGAAATACGACATCAAATAGCACGAGGTGAGACATTATTTAGTATTGCACAAAGGTATGGAGTTAAACCCAAAGATATTATTGATTGGAATGGGATTGACAATCCAAATTTAATTAAATACGGGTTAAAACTCGTCATATATGTACCAGAAGGAGCAAATATATCCCCTTCACAAACAAAACAGCAAATACAACAAAAGAGCCCTGTTTCTCCAAATAAAAAGAAGGAATCTGAACTATCGCCAATTTCTGTACCAGAGATAAAAGAAGGAGATAAAGCAATATCAGAGCCAATCACTGGAATTGAACCTATTGAGCCTAAAACAGAAGATAAAACTGAACAGAATGACAACAAAAGTACAACCAATCAAATTCCACCCAATACAGGTGACACATTTATTTATAT from Candidatus Hydrogenedens sp. carries:
- a CDS encoding ATP cone domain-containing protein, which codes for MKAPKKQNKCDLLFDLFGFPSIPLQGALRVKKRDGHIESFSLQKLSESIKKALQSGEMTENELEYSLATAIKTYLRECHGLEAIVSTEEIYSLTTQALQEMGLKKALKMYTEYGRQKHLQQKFASQAKETFIHSSRKKKIHDKTTNFTPLINQKIEEVHKEIEQILNPLNLNITMYEKVSQHILTILDQLQIHSPSKEFLNELCYHILKKEGIIYNYKSKYLNLPIDECVEILIHGIDEEGTPDKTDVHLGEKVKEQISRVHIFSAECIDAHEEGIIYLHALDKPDRFMNLELPTYLIWALRRKENKAVKSPGDFWNALKEIHLHCVDYFYGDIYWWGFNWIITPFIKGLEGTDYKDWLSSFIMSQEKHGDRTADMKVVLDWYLPKRWMDTYVLGHQGKNLGTTYSSYISVAQDLMVDILECIFSDKTRTNNNATTSLFWRFDLPMTIKPSSVFWSHLVSCVEDHSIPVSLQFVDYNKFDLQTELDTWSVTINLARIAYNNTTPDDFYSSVYSTLLLAIQACEEKMRFFVTSIEQSQQNIWKLLLNQILKNTSAPTTITAYPMVLNLCGIQEAIYLLTKKQSIMKPLELLQHAEVMLKKIKRMADGCIRGKSINIQIALEKNIYVLQRLARKDTDDCPELLSLFTHNQPFHFSPCYTDEITPLVFYHSEELIPQFSKLFSLSTYFDKSLTVTLSPQRVWDSLIIGEVIDLFAKENKEFIPVEFRFVPSE
- a CDS encoding LysM peptidoglycan-binding domain-containing protein, giving the protein MEPMDLNVKVYKKQSPFRIVFIFALGVLVGFALFYIYSQFTTPPTKEILLQPQIAKQEPKETPKEEPSITKPTENNEQKIISELNNTAPFIYIIDEEKFSDETLGVLKQIRPVGVVIRNYQGGLNHDRLVSIIDKINSALYTEGQSLPLIAIDLNLSQISTFPPFSDLPKLTEFNTSTDTSKIIEAGTLYAQRARDLGISMFLGPMIELYVAGRVPETEKPNYIGDTTELIQWVGISFIQGIWQGNVIPVVTNFPSKSLSTKKEIDSQITYALEVDSQGGDLNQAISQLGTWLFPFSEAIHQKCPALLVSHVAIPLLDDESPNMPASISQKIIHGLIREKWAYDGLIIADDISEYPLHTGETLPNIALQMAGVGVDLICVSISDIDTLTQIRDIINQNISYEAKELRIKRLTNLIMSVSPLPKKETKSVPHPEPPATVTPAETTIIAQATEGSAQPTSTEQTATVPSQPETQEQTTTVNTEPPNIPPEQASSTTPEPTLSESPISTEPPKEEPAGEVKQEKLNQDLSQIVGEAKKQEDVQKKELEKETVISSSSQKEKQEKSEDKTEPEKNIQKPKEEKPEVVQTKKQKLPQPPGTKEIRHQIARGETLFSIAQRYGVKPKDIIDWNGIDNPNLIKYGLKLVIYVPEGANISPSQTKQQIQQKSPVSPNKKKESELSPISVPEIKEGDKAISEPITGIEPIEPKTEDKTEQNDNKSTTNQIPPNTGDTFIYIVKHGDTLETIARDTRVSKEEIIQLNNLKKPYYLPAGRKLKVPRVPKVSFK